The following proteins are co-located in the Palaemon carinicauda isolate YSFRI2023 chromosome 30, ASM3689809v2, whole genome shotgun sequence genome:
- the LOC137623494 gene encoding uncharacterized protein: MSERSLKSRTSSKSDTSEVRRKLLEAQANLAKVQLKARLEAEERAAKKKAEADELAAQRDAEDRAARGLADAALLEAELEVQRQQLEYEIRSEAGESQCGSEVSSHAGSVRVSSVKVMETEHESRINQWRLSVAHHHENDPSAMRTLDPVEHTRGPECHSTPMEVHSRPLDPTSTPFAPRHATFEPSVTNPLSNNSQVLKALECTLASSNELARTTLLPPTKLERFGGDFTKFNWFKMSFKWHIENNTSDPERRLNHLYHILDGPPRNLVEHCLHLSPTIGYDEAWKQLSEFYGREVDATEAFIRQLLEWKEIPAGDSEGLMNYASYLKKVKAALGANYTRIELQETMRKIVEKLPHPLRVRWVSKYLEHEHKLPALITFVERQALVAKELKYYECDRRPSKGKPEDTSKPIKAKGLPVHHSSPSDNGIYCVYCKKNKHGIQSCHRFQSLNLDDRWNAVVDAKLCFRCLNVAHNHEACEEESSCGKCGLGTHHTLLHYVKKTPSRDSTNSKRATVYKTSDKPKAEAGTTSNAPPDRTNTETALEAGTPATTGHVHAMSTDRRPDGRTMLKLIPVMVNGTCTTVGFIDGGAAPTLAARSLIDRLGVTGRPCNQTMVTEAGTFDCKEVVQLTLGNINGGEEEERVKEVFVTDKINVSTDYIMPSDWLKRWPHMADVELQSLPTDHEQVELVIGLDTTLNRVILEQRHGTANEPSAYLTKLGWVAFGPTGDRSASEVSPVHHVHRKFDPQDLTELLQSHFNRDFFEKESLSKLEDSLEDKRFLATLNNTTQHRYGKYVAKLPFKDSTPLPDNMNMAIRRARSLKRRLDNDEAYKTSYVAQMEKYTDKGYAERVPVSQLDREDGRVWLMPHHSVRHPVKQKDRVVFDLKARHRGTSLNEHLMQGPDLTNSLTGVLLRFREGQHAITADVQEMFHQVKVPEEDRDCLRYLWWPEGVTSKELQVFRMTSHVFGARSSPSVVNFCLRKTALDFGSMYNEEASNSIRRNFYVDNLLKAMDDEEECIKLTRDLINLCRDGGFRLNQWTSSSKQILAAIPREERDDSVAVLDLNKDELPTERALGIHWNMSIDVFTFRIVLKDKPFNRRGVLSVVASIYDPLGYLSPVTLIAKILLQEMCRRKLSWDEEMSADELVRWKTWLAQLPQLEEFQLRRSFIPPDFGDVDTLQLHHFADASQTGYGVVSYLRVVGVNGKIHCTLVIGRARVAPLKRTTIPRLELTAAAIAAQMDSKLKTELDLKLAPSVFWTDSTSVLKYLRNPTARYQTFVDNRVNLIRDTSDIMAWRYINTTANPADLASRGLSVADFLQSSLWFSGPDFLKMDETHWPTMPEDVVRGELDPDAEVKTSLVFDITKKEPTFIESIATRFSSWLKFVRTVAWMTRFIRHMQKARPYSGDSLSSAELRTAENLIWRLTQSQEYEEELSTLSKKGRSLKRSSKLIKLRPFLKDGLLHVGGRLQKSTLADTAKHPIILPSSSPAVKLMVRATHESCGHCGQNHLMTQLRTNYWIVRGNAIVKTVIRECLVCRRLSRRPLVQVMAELPSDRLCPDEPPFTNTGSDCFGPFLVKQGRSTVKRWGAIFTCLTSRAVHLEVIDTMEQDSFVNAIRRFVARRGPIKRMWSDNGTNIVATERELREALQRFNEGEIRDTLSIRGIEWNFHPPHASHFGGVWERLIRSVRRALTAACLQQVTTDEALRTLFCEVEAVVNSRPLTKINDDPNCPVPLTPNMILTLKGSPDPFTSTCKKDMYVKRRWRQAQFLADEFWRRWIQEYLPLLQERQKWSVPKRDINVGDIVLTLDERLPRGSWPLGKVMEVTRSADGRVRQALIKTENGEFRRPVQKLCLLLENDKGDDIK; encoded by the coding sequence ATGTCGGAGAGATCATTAAAATCAAGAACGTCATCCAAGAGCGACACAAGCGAGGTCCGCCGAAAGCTGTTAGAAGCGCAAGCTAACTTAGCCAAGGTTCAACTGAAGGCACGCTTAGAAGCGGAAGAACGTGCAGCCAAGAAGAAAGCTGAAGCTGATGAACTCGCTGCTCAGAGAGATGCCGAGGATCGGGCCGCTAGAGGGCTAGCGGACGCTGCATTGCTGGAGGCCGAGCTCGAGGTTCAGAGACAGCAACTTGAATACGAAATTAGATCGGAGGCAGGAGAGTCGCAATGTGGTTCGGAAGTGTCTTCACATGCCGGAAGCGTGAGAGTTTCCAGTGTAAAGGTCATGGAGACTGAACATGAGTCTAGGATCAATCAATGGAGGCTAAGTGTCGCCCACCACCACGAGAATGACCCAAGTGCTATGCGGACATTGGACCCTGTAGAACATACAAGAGGACCAGAATGCCATTCTACACCCATGGAAGTCCACTCACGGCCATTGGATCCCACCTCAACTCCTTTCGCACCACGACATGCCACATTTGAACCCTCTGTTACTAACCCCTTGTCCAACAACTCTCAAGTGCTTAAGGCACTCGAATGCACTCTTGCTAGCAGCAATGAGTTGGCGCGGACAACGCTGTTACCACCTACTAAACTTGAGCGCTTTGGAGGCGACTTCACCAAATTTAATTGGTTCAAGATGTCCTTCAAATGGCACATTGAGAACAATACCTCGGACCCCGAGCGCAGGCTGAACCACTTGTATCATATCCTAGATGGGCCTCCGAGAAACCTGGTTGAGCACTGCTTGCACCTGTCACCGACAATTGGGTACGATGAAGCTTGGAAGCAGCTGAGTGAATTCTACGGCAGAGAAGTCGATGCTACCGAAGCTTTTATTCGTCAGCTTCTCGAATGGAAGGAAATCCCAGCAGGTGATAGCGAAGGTTTAATGAACTACGCTTCTTACCTAAAGAAGGTGAAGGCAGCACTGGGTGCAAATTACACTAGAATTGAGCTGCAAGAAACTATGAGAAAGATAGTGGAAAAGCTCCCTCACCCTCTTCGGGTAAGATGGGTCTCTAAGTACCTGGAACATGAACACAAGCTTCCAGCCCTGATCACCTTTGTGGAGAGACAGGCACTGGTCGCTAAAGAATTGAAGTACTACGAGTGCGACCGTCGTCCATCCAAGGGCAAACCTGAGGACACGAGCAAGCCGATTAAAGCTAAAGGCTTGCCTGTTCACCACAGCTCTCCTTCCGACAATGGGATATATTGCGTATACTGCAAGAAAAATAAGCACGGAATTCAGTCGTGCCACCGATTCCAAAGCCTCAATTTGGATGACCGCTGGAATGCTGTGGTGGATGCCAAACTCTGCTTCAGATGCTTAAATGTCGCGCACAATCACGAAGCCTGTGAAGAAGAATCTTCGTGTGGCAAGTGCGGCTTGGGGACGCATCACACGCTCTTGCACTATGTGAAGAAAACCCCTTCAAGGGACAGTACAAACTCCAAGAGAGCAACTGTGTACAAGACATCTGACAAACCTAAAGCGGAGGCCGGGACGACTAGCAATGCACCACCTGATAGAACTAACACCGAAACCGCTCTAGAGGCTGGGACTCCTGCGACGACGGGGCACGTACACGCCATGTCCACTGACCGACGACCTGATGGTCGTACAATGTTGAAGCTTATCCCAGTCATGGTGAACGGAACGTGCACTACGGTCGGCTTCATAGATGGAGGAGCCGCACCCACGCTAGCCGCAAGGAGCCTAATAGATCGGCTAGGTGTAACGGGAAGGCCTTGCAACCAGACCATGGTGACAGAGGCCGGTACGTTCGACTGCAAGGAAGTGGTCCAACTCACCCTTGGTAACATCAACGGAGGTGAGGAGGAAGAACGAGTAAAAGAAGTCTTTGTTACTGACAAAATTAATGTGTCGACGGACTACATAATGCCTTCGGACTGGCTGAAGAGATGGCCACACATGGCAGACGTAGAGCTGCAAAGCTTGCCAACTGACCACGAACAGGTCGAGCTAGTGATCGGGTTAGACACGACCCTGAATCGAGTCATTCTGGAGCAACGCCACGGCACTGCCAATGAGCCATCCGCCTACCTAACCAAGCTTGGTTGGGTGGCTTTCGGTCCTACTGGAGACCGGTCTGCATCGGAGGTCTCACCCGTGCATCATGTTCATCGAAAATTTGACCCTCAAGACTTGACAGAGTTACTGCAGAGTCATTTTAATAGAGATTTCTTCGAAAAGGAATCCCTCTCCAAATTGGAAGATTCCCTAGAGGATAAGAGATTCTTGGCCACCTTGAATAACACGACACAGCATCGATATGGAAAGTACGTGGCCAAGCTGCCATTCAAGGACTCTACTCCTCTACCTGATAATATGAATATGGCAATTCGACGAGCCCGAAGCTTGAAAAGAAGACTAGACAACGACGAAGCTTACAAGACATCCTACGTAGCTCAGATGGAGAAATATACTGATAAGGGCTACGCTGAAAGGGTTCCTGTAAGTCAGCTAGACAGGGAGGACGGGCGCGTATGGCTTATGCCGCACCACTCTGTCAGGCATCCTGTCAAACAGAAAGACCGAGTGGTCTTCGATCTGAAGGCAAGGCACCGAGGAACATCTCTCAACGAACATCTGATGCAAGGCCCCGACCTCACCAATAGCCTGACGGGTGTTCTCCTGCGTTTTAGAGAGGGTCAACATGCCATCACAGCAGACGTGCAGGAGATGTTCCATCAGGTGAAGGTACCTGAAGAGGACAGAGACTGCCTGAGGTACCTCTGGTGGCCAGAAGGTGTCACCAGCAAAGAACTGCAAGTCTTCAGAATGACGTCCCACGTTTTTGGCGCAAGATCATCGCCGAGCGTCGTTAACTTCTGCTTACGCAAAACGGCCCTGGACTTTGGAAGCATGTATAACGAAGAAGCTTCTAACTCTATACGTCGCAACTTCTACGTCGACAACCTCCTCAAGGCGATGGATGATGAGGAAGAATGCATTAAACTGACAAGAGATCTGATCAACCTGTGCAGGGATGGAGGTTTCCGTCTTAACCAATGGACCTCCAGCAGCAAGCAAATTCTAGCTGCGATCCCCAGAGAAGAACGAGACGACTCTGTGGCTGTCCTAGACTTGAATAAAGATGAGCTGCCAACTGAACGAGCCCTGGGGATCCATTGGAATATGAGCATAGACGTGTTCACGTTCAGAATCGTCCTTAAAGACAAGCCTTTCAACCGACGTGGTGTGCTCTCTGTTGTTGCATCGATCTATGACCCCTTGGGCTACTTATCCCCCGTCACTTTGATCGCGAAGATCCTGTTGCAAGAAATGTGCCGAAGGAAGCTCTCGTGGGATGAGGAGATGTCTGCTGATGAACTTGTTCGATGGAAGACCTGGCTTGCGCAGTTGCCACAACTGGAAGAGTTCCAACTGCGAAGGTCCTTCATACCACCAGACTTCGGAGATGTTGACACCCTTCAGCTGCACCACTTTGCAGACGCAAGTCAGACAGGCTATGGTGTAGTCTCTTACTTGCGTGTAGTTGGTGTCAACGGAAAGATTCATTGCACTCTTGTCATAGGACGGGCGAGAGTCGCCCCTCTGAAAAGGACCACCATCCCTCGTCTTGAGCTGACGGCGGCTGCTATCGCTGCACAGATGGACTCAAAGCTGAAGACTGAGCTCGATCTGAAACTGGCCCCGTCAGTCTTCTGGACTGATAGCACGTCAGTACTGAAATATCTCAGAAATCCGACTGCGAGGTATCAGACCTTCGTGGACAATAGGGTCAATCTCATTAGGGATACATCCGACATTATGGCTTGGAGATACATCAATACTACTGCGAACCCAGCAGACCTTGCGTCACGTGGCCTCTCCGTCGCTGACTTCCTCCAATCATCTTTGTGGTTTTCAGGACCAGATTTCCTCAAGATGGACGAAACGCACTGGCCAACCATGCCCGAAGATGTTGTCAGAGGAGAGCTTGATCCAGACGCCGAAGTGAAGACTTCTCTCGTCTTCGATATAACGAAGAAAGAACCAACGTTCATTGAATCAATAGCGACAAGATTCTCCTCCTGGTTGAAGTTTGTCAGGACCGTCGCGTGGATGACAAGATTTATCCGCCACATGCAGAAGGCTCGCCCATACAGCGGCGACTCACTCTCGAGTGCGGAGCTGCGTACCGCGGAGAATTTGATCTGGAGACTGACCCAAAGCCAAGAGTATGAAGAAGAGTTAAGCACCCTCTCGAAGAAGGGAAGATCGCTGAAGAGGTCTAGTAAATTAATCAAGCTGAGACCATTTCTCAAGGATGGATTGCTCCACGTTGGTGGTCGATTGCAGAAATCAACACTGGCAGATACGGCCAAGCATCCGATCATCCTACCCAGCAGTTCTCCGGCGGTCAAGCTTATGGTGAGAGCCACGCACGAATCCTGCGGCCATTGTGGCCAGAACCACCTGATGACCCAGTTGAGGACAAACTACTGGATCGTCCGCGGAAATGCGATCGTCAAGACTGTCATTCGAGAATGCTTGGTCTGTCGCAGACTAAGTCGTCGTCCTTTAGTTCAGGTGATGGCTGAACTGCCATCCGACCGGCTTTGTCCAGATGAACCCCCCTTTACTAACACTGGGTCGGACTGCTTCGGACCGTTCTTAGTGAAGCAAGGAAGGTCCACAGTGAAGCGTTGGGGCGCTATCTTTACATGCCTTACCTCGCGAGCAGTCCACCTGGAAGTGATCGATACAATGGAACAAGACTCCTTCGTCAACGCCATCAGGCGTTTCGTCGCTCGCAGGGGGCCTATCAAGAGAATGTGGTCCGACAACGGGACCAACATTGTGGCCACGGAACGAGAGCTAAGAGAAGCTCTCCAGCGCTTCAACGAAGGAGAAATCAGAGACACACTCTCGATCCGAGGCATAGAGTGGAACTTTCATCCACCACATGCCTCACACTTTGGCGGAGTGTGGGAGCGTCTGATCAGGTCCGTCCGAAGAGCCCTCACAGCGGCCTGTCTCCAACAAGTCACGACTGATGAAGCGCTTCGCACTCTGTTCTGCGAAGTGGAGGCTGTTGTTAATAGCCGACCTCTGACGAAGATCAACGACGACCCGAACTGCCCTGTCCCTCTCACGCCTAACATGATCCTAACTTTGAAAGGGTCACCCGATCCCTTCACATCCACATGCAAGAAGGACATGTATGTGAAGAGGCGATGGAGACAGGCACAGTTCCTCGCTGACGAATTCTGGCGCAGGTGGATACAGGAGTATCTCCCCCTGCTTCAGGAGCGCCAGAAGTGGTCAGTCCCAAAGCGTGACATCAACGTCGGTGACATCGTTCTAACGCTGGACGAGCGGCTTCCCCGAGGCAGCTGGCCTCTAGGGAAAGTCATGGAGGTCACTCGGAGCGCTGACGGTCGCGTACGTCAAGCTTTGATCAAGACTGAGAACGGCGAGTTCAGAAGGCCTGTGCAGAAACTGtgccttctcttggaaaatgataaAGGCGATGATATAAAGTGA